In one Thermaerobacter sp. PB12/4term genomic region, the following are encoded:
- a CDS encoding choice-of-anchor J domain-containing protein, which yields MHRSRHRRVRRVLAMALAAAVMGTALVAWPGAGSGSHALAAGAPDASPPAAGDAAAAGSTGFTEPEPVDIGPAVRHKEFPVARKGQVVGAERGDQPGIRSASAAYDPVPGTRRTFFTLDLTQGRLVPTTFVLRGVSEHAEVWVAEDLAFPAGDPRNEMVAITGEQVAYLLNEFESNIRPKEETFFGPWDQHDGSGALLDAWGYVPDGYYTAADGKARDIILVENVKDENYYDPSYPSYVAGFYASAYEYYMDRNIVTIDAFDWAQRLGPNDAPWRRVPGTGRAHLYDGTLAHEFQHLIHDDYDSDEESWIDEGIADFAEFLVGYGHPDRHVDWYLDNPENSLTAWGDQGDRQILADYGIAYLFQLYLHDHFGGGEVIRRLVANPANGSQGVDAVLAELGHPQRFTDVYRDFQVALMAAGQARLPREYAFDSIDLTRFGSRGGINLEATTYGDGQVAGWATDVAATWTRGQARATRVQFNGDDYLPIPWSVVAAPAGGQGQALWSGTGNLLDQWLVLPLDLRGATGTVLEFDHFYDIEAAWDYGFVQVSADGGKTWTSLANENTTDVLDPQAHPRIQENVPGFTGSSGGWRHESFDLSAYDGRSLLLAFRYVTDWAAAGNDGDPANDGWFIDNVVVRASGGVVAGPFDGSSLDGFKSLGEATGQPITYLVTVVQLERNGKVQVRDFRFHNKPRQEDLNALQATLGRSNADRQLILVTHLAPGDAGTTVHYQLDVQRRER from the coding sequence ATGCATCGTTCCCGTCATCGCCGGGTCCGCCGGGTGCTGGCGATGGCGCTGGCCGCTGCCGTCATGGGGACCGCCCTGGTGGCATGGCCCGGGGCCGGCTCCGGCAGCCATGCGCTGGCGGCAGGCGCACCGGACGCATCGCCCCCTGCGGCCGGCGACGCGGCTGCCGCCGGTTCCACCGGCTTCACCGAGCCGGAACCCGTTGACATCGGGCCCGCCGTCCGGCACAAGGAATTCCCTGTGGCCCGCAAGGGCCAGGTGGTGGGAGCCGAACGCGGTGACCAGCCGGGCATCCGGTCTGCCAGTGCCGCATACGATCCGGTCCCGGGAACGCGGCGGACCTTTTTCACCCTGGACCTGACACAGGGGAGGCTGGTGCCCACGACCTTCGTGCTCCGGGGCGTCAGCGAGCACGCGGAAGTCTGGGTCGCGGAAGATCTGGCCTTCCCCGCAGGTGATCCGCGCAACGAGATGGTCGCCATCACCGGCGAGCAGGTGGCCTACCTGCTCAACGAGTTCGAGAGCAACATCCGGCCCAAGGAGGAAACGTTCTTTGGTCCCTGGGACCAGCACGACGGGTCCGGGGCCCTTCTGGATGCATGGGGATACGTGCCCGACGGCTACTACACCGCCGCCGACGGCAAGGCGCGGGACATCATCCTGGTAGAGAACGTCAAGGACGAGAACTACTATGACCCGAGCTATCCCTCCTACGTGGCCGGGTTCTACGCGTCGGCCTACGAGTACTACATGGACCGCAACATCGTCACCATCGACGCCTTCGACTGGGCCCAGCGGCTGGGGCCCAACGACGCCCCCTGGCGCCGGGTGCCCGGCACGGGCCGCGCCCACCTGTACGACGGGACCCTGGCCCACGAGTTCCAGCACTTGATCCATGACGACTACGACAGCGACGAGGAGAGCTGGATCGACGAGGGGATCGCGGATTTCGCCGAGTTCCTGGTGGGGTACGGCCATCCCGATCGCCACGTGGACTGGTACCTGGACAATCCGGAGAACTCCCTGACCGCCTGGGGGGACCAGGGCGATCGGCAGATCCTGGCCGACTACGGGATCGCGTACCTGTTCCAGCTCTACCTGCACGACCATTTCGGCGGCGGTGAGGTGATCCGCCGGCTGGTGGCCAACCCGGCCAACGGCTCCCAGGGCGTGGACGCCGTGCTGGCCGAACTGGGCCATCCCCAGCGCTTCACCGATGTGTACCGCGACTTCCAGGTGGCGCTCATGGCGGCCGGCCAGGCCCGCCTCCCGCGGGAGTACGCGTTCGACAGCATCGACCTGACCCGGTTCGGCAGCCGCGGCGGGATCAACCTGGAGGCGACCACCTACGGGGACGGGCAGGTGGCAGGCTGGGCAACCGACGTGGCGGCCACCTGGACCCGCGGTCAAGCCCGGGCGACCCGGGTGCAGTTCAACGGCGACGACTACCTGCCCATCCCCTGGTCGGTGGTCGCGGCCCCGGCCGGCGGCCAGGGGCAGGCCTTGTGGAGCGGCACCGGCAACCTGCTGGACCAGTGGCTCGTGCTGCCCCTCGACCTGCGGGGAGCCACCGGCACGGTGCTGGAATTCGATCACTTCTACGACATCGAGGCGGCGTGGGACTACGGGTTCGTCCAGGTGTCGGCGGATGGCGGCAAGACCTGGACCAGCCTGGCCAACGAGAACACCACCGACGTGCTGGACCCCCAGGCCCACCCGCGGATCCAGGAAAACGTGCCGGGATTCACCGGCTCGTCCGGCGGATGGCGCCACGAATCCTTTGACCTCTCGGCCTACGACGGCCGGTCCCTCCTGCTGGCCTTCCGCTACGTGACGGACTGGGCCGCGGCAGGGAACGACGGCGACCCCGCCAACGACGGCTGGTTCATCGACAACGTGGTGGTCCGGGCCAGCGGCGGGGTGGTGGCGGGGCCCTTCGACGGCAGCAGCCTGGACGGGTTCAAGAGCCTGGGGGAGGCGACGGGCCAGCCCATCACGTACCTGGTGACCGTGGTGCAGCTGGAGCGGAACGGCAAGGTCCAGGTCCGGGACTTCCGCTTCCACAACAAGCCGCGCCAGGAGGACTTGAACGCCCTGCAGGCGACCCTCGGGCGGAGCAACGCCGATCGCCAGCTGATCCTGGTGACCCACCTGGCTCCCGGCGATGCGGGCACCACGGTACACTATCAGTTGGACGTGCAGCGGCGGGAGCGCTGA